In Phycisphaerae bacterium, the genomic stretch CATGCTGGTCAGCGTGCGAATGGACACCTCGCTGCCGCTTCCGAGATTGACTGGCTCACTCTCGTCATATCGTTCGGTTGCCAGGACAATTCCCTCTGCGGCATCCTCAACATACAGGAACTCCCGGGTTGGCGTGCCGTCACCCCAGCATACGATCTGATCGTGACCCGAGGAGCGGGCCTCGATGCACTTCCGGATGATTGCCGGGATGACATGTGAAGTCTCCGGGTCGAAGTTGTCTCGCGGCCCATAGAGGTTGACCGGCAGCAGGTATATCGCGTTGAGCCCATACTGTTCGCGGTATGCCTGGCACATCACCAAAAGGGCTTTCTTGGCAATGCCGTACGGTGCGTTTGTCTCCTCCGGGTAGCCCGACCACAGTTCCTCCTCGCGGAACGGCACGGGCGTGAACTTGGGATAAGCACAAATCGTCCCAACCTGCACGAACTTCCGGATGTTGTTGCGCCGGGCGTGCTCGATCAAGTGGAGGCCCATCGCCATGTTGGCGTAGAAGAACCTCCCGGGATTCGCCCGATTGGCGCCGATGCCGCCCACTTGCGCCGCCAGGTGGATCACCACATCCGGCCGGGTATCTGCGTATAACCGGTCAACGGCGTCCTCCTGCGTCAGATCATAATCCTGATGTCGGGGCACGATCAGCTCATGCTCAGCGACCCCACGCCTTCTGAGCAGCTCACACAGATGACTACCCAGAAAGCCGGCTCCGCCGGTCACCAGGACTCGCACATGCCTCAAATCCACAGCAGTGTCCCCGAAGCAACTTGGCCGATCACGGCGTACGCTCGCCGCAAATGAAGCCCCGAATGGCCGCGATCAGCTCCGGCGAGGCCTCGGAGCTGATCCGTCCCCTGGCCTTCAGGCTAGCGATGTCGTCCAACTTCGCCAGGAGTTCCATCTCGTCGAACGCGACTGCGATCCGGCCCTGAGCCAGGAGTCGTTCGGCCGTCGCCATCTGGTGGTCGTTGCGGTGTTCGCCCAGATCCGCCCGCCGCGGCATAACCAGGATCGGCTTGCCCCGTTCCAAGGCCGTGATGATTGAACCCATCCCGGCGTGGGCCACGAGGAGTTCAGCCTCCTCAACCCGGCGCATGAAGTCCTCTGCCTCTACAAACCGCGACCACTGCAGATGTCTGGGTGTGAGCTCTGTTGGCCCTATCTGGGCAAAGACATCTTGTCGACCCCGTAGTCCGGCCCAGTCATCTACCGTCTTCACCATGCGGTCGAAAGGGAGCTGGGTTCCGACGGTCAAGAAAATCACAGCACCGCTCCTGCGTAACTTGGCCCTTCCGGGCGAGCCAAGTGCGGCCACTGCGTCAGCCAGAGATCAACGAACCCACCGGCCCGCCGGCCCGAAAGAGAAAGCTCATCAACGTTAGCGACGCTGTC encodes the following:
- a CDS encoding glucuronosyltransferase; this encodes MIFLTVGTQLPFDRMVKTVDDWAGLRGRQDVFAQIGPTELTPRHLQWSRFVEAEDFMRRVEEAELLVAHAGMGSIITALERGKPILVMPRRADLGEHRNDHQMATAERLLAQGRIAVAFDEMELLAKLDDIASLKARGRISSEASPELIAAIRGFICGERTP
- a CDS encoding GDP-L-fucose synthase, which encodes MDLRHVRVLVTGGAGFLGSHLCELLRRRGVAEHELIVPRHQDYDLTQEDAVDRLYADTRPDVVIHLAAQVGGIGANRANPGRFFYANMAMGLHLIEHARRNNIRKFVQVGTICAYPKFTPVPFREEELWSGYPEETNAPYGIAKKALLVMCQAYREQYGLNAIYLLPVNLYGPRDNFDPETSHVIPAIIRKCIEARSSGHDQIVCWGDGTPTREFLYVEDAAEGIVLATERYDESEPVNLGSGSEVSIRTLTSMIAEMVGFRGTIKWDTSKPNGQPRRCLDTSRARDRFGFAAQIDLATGLKRTIEWYEALTT